CGCACGTCCCGTGTTGCTGGCAATCACCGCAGCAGGTGAATGAATGACGCGACGTATCCTCAACAGCCTCCTGTGGGCAACCGCGATCGTTGCCACAGGCTCTGTGCTCGTCCTGTATGACCCGGCCCTCATGGCCGCCTACCGAAGCATAGCGCCCAGATCGCAGTCGATAGAGACCCTTGCCAACTTCCTGACGGGGCTCTATGAACCGTATATGCTGCTTGTCTTTGCGGCGCTGTATGCCGTTGTCGTCCCTGTCTTGCGCTGGCGAAGGTTCGCGGTCCTGTTCGGTGCCATGCTGACGCAGGCGCTCCTTATCGACTTCCTCAAGCACGTCTTCAGCCGTGTGCGTCCCGACGGTGTTCCTGCGGGTGTGTTCCTCGGGCCGCAGTGGCACGAGTGGCAGCACTCCTTTCCCGGCGGCCATGCAGCAGCCGCCTTTGCGCTGGCCGCGATTATCGGTGCCTGGCACCCCCGCTTGCGATGGGCCGTGTACCTGTTTGCCTTCCTGGTTGCCCTGGCACGCATCCAGCTCAACCGCCATTACTTCGGCGACTGCTTCATCGGCGGCTGGCTCGGATACTGGGTCGCCCAGTGCTTCCTGACCTACGCCAAGCCAACCCTCCAGCCGGCCGCTGAAATGAGCCCTGCCTCTGTCGAGGCCCGTGTGGCCGAGAGCGACTGAGTTCGCTCCAGTTCACGAATCAGGTGATCTGTATGTCCGCGCTTCGTGCAGGCGCTGCTCGTGCCTGCATCACTCCGCCCTTGGGCACCCACCTCTGCGGCTTCTTCAGCGACCGCCTGGCGGAGGACGTCGGTGACGATCTGTTCGCCAAGGCCCTCGTCCTCGCCAACGACGACACCGCCATCGCGATCGTGGTGTGCGACCTGATCGCCGCCTACAAGCCGGACTTCGACCGCGCCAAGGCCAGGGCCCACGAGCTGACCGGCATCCCCGTCGAGAACATCTTCATGTCCTGCACCCATACCCATTACGGTCCGGCCTCGGTGCCCATTTTCGTGGTGCCGCGCGAGGACGCGTACATGGAGTGGGCGATGGACAAGGCCGGCGACGCCGTCAAGCTCGCCTACAACCGTCTTCGCCCCGCGAAGGTCGGCCACGCTTCCGGCCAGTGCCCGGAGGAGTGCCACAACCGACGCTGGCACATGAAGGACGGCTCGGTACAGATGAACCCGGGGTACCAGACTCCGGAGGCCCTGCGCCCGGCGGGTCCGACGGATCCTGAAGTCGGCGTGCTGGCGGTCCTCGACGAATCCTCCGCTCCGATCGCCGTCCTGGCCAACTACTCTCTGCACTACGTGGGCGGCCCCTACGGCCTCACTCTCTCGGCCGACTACTTCGGCGCCTTCGACCGCGCCCTTCAGCGCATGGCAGGAAGTCAGTTCGTGGGGATCATGATGAACGGCTGCTGCGGGGACATCAACAACTGCGACTTCACGCGCCCTGCTCCCACTTACCCGCATCCCTTCTACCAGGTGGAGCGCGTCGCGAACACAGTGGCCTCGCGCGCTTTCGGCGCCTGGCAGCAGATCCGTAAGTATGACTCCGCGCCGGTACTTGCCGCAGCCTCCGGGACCATGCCCTTCACCCGCCGCGAAGCCACACCGGAGGAGTTGGCCGCCGCTCGCAAGCTCTACGAGTCGAAGAACGACCCGAGCGATCACGAGTGGACTTACGCCAGAGAGATGGTGCTGGTGAGTGAGGAGCCGGTCACCCGCGACACGCCCATCAACAGCCTACGCGTGGGCGACCTGGGAATCACCGGTGTGCCGGGCGAGGTCTTCGTGGAGATCGGTCTCGCGATCAAGGAGGGGTCGCCCTTCGCCCGCACCTTCGTCGGGGAGCTGGCCAACGATTACGCCGGGTACATCCCAACCGACAAGGCCCTGCAGGAGGGCAGCTACGAGACCCGCCTCGCAAGGTCGGCCAAGGCGGCTCCCGGAACCCAGGGCGCGCTGATCGCCGCCTGCTTGGACAGCCTCAAGTCACTGGCCTGAGGCGATGGTCCTGGGGTGCTGCGGGGATACGAGATCACAGCATACAAGTACAGAGGGGCTGCGCCGATCCGCGAGACTGGCGCAGTCTCCTCATTTCCCGATGCAGAAGCTCGCGAAGATGCGGTCGATGATATCCTCACTGAGGGTGAGACCTACGATCTCCCCGAGGGCATCCAGTGCCTCGCGCAGGTCGGCGGCCACGTACTCCTCCGTCAGCCCGTCCTCGACCGCCTTCCGGGCAGCGAGTACCGCCCTCTGCGCCGCCTCCAGCGCGAGCTTGTGGCGGACGTTGGTGACCAGCGCTCCCTCGACGGCATGGGTCCGGCCGGCCCAGATCATCTCGCTGATGGCCGTGCGCAGATCGTCCAGCCCCTGGCCTGTATGCGCCGAGATCTCCACCACCGGCAGGTCCTTCACGGGACCCTCTTCCCCGTCTCCCCAGGCCCTCTGCACACTCTCCCAGGCCGCCGGTAAGTCACGCTTGTTCACCACCACCACCGTATGCCCGGAGGGTGCGTCACGCAGAAGCTCACGGTCGTCTGCCCCCAGGGCTTCCGAGCCGTCGAGCATCAGCAGGACCAACTCGGAGCCCTCCATCGCGGTCCGAGTCCTCTCCACCCCGGCGACTTCAACCACATCTTCGGTATCGCGCAGTCCTGCGGTATCCACGAGAACCACGGGCAAGCCATCGATGTTCACGCTGTCCTCAACCAGGTCGCGGGTGGTGCCCGGGATCGGCGTCACGATCACGCGCTCGTGCCCGAGGAGCGCATTCATCAGACTCGACTTACCCACATTGGGTCGGCCGACGATCGCCGTCCGCACCCCGTCGCGCAGGATCCGTCCGACCTGGGCCCCATCAATCAGCGCTCCAAGCCGGCGGGCGATCTCGTCGCACCTCTCCCCCGCTTGCGGCAGGGGCAGGAGTTCCAGGCCGTCCTCGGCGAAGTCGATGCCGGCCTCCAGGTTCACCATGATCTCCACGAGGGCGTCTCGCAGGGCCGTCACCTGCTCCGAGAGCCGCCCCTCCAACTGCGCGGCGGCGGCCCGTTGTGCCTCGGTCGTCCGCGCGTTGATCACGTCCAGCACCGCCTCCGCCTGGGCGAGGTCGATGCGGCCGAAGACGAAGGCACGCTTGGTGAACTCCCCAGGGTCAGCGAGTCGCGCCCCTCGCGACAGGACCAACTCGAGCGTGCGGCGAACCGGTACAACGCCACCGTGACAGTTGATCTCGACGACATCCTGGGTGGTGTAGGTGCGGGGCGCCCGCATGACGGTGAGGATGACCTCGTCCACGGTCTCCTCGCCGTCGACCACTCGCCCGTAGGCGGTGCTGAAGGTCCGCAGTGAGTAAGCGGTCTTCGTCGGGGTCGCGGGCACGAAGACGCCGTCGGCGATCTCAAGCGCACGCGGGCCGCTGAGGCGCACAATCCCGATCCCGCTCTGACCGGGCGGAGTCGAGACTGCCGCAATCGTATCTTCGAAGCTGTGCTGCTCCATCGCCAGGGGTCCTCCGCTGCAGGAGGCATCTAGCTGACCGCCTCATGCCGGACTCGATTATAGCACAGGCCGCAGGGCCCGGCCGCGCTCGACGTCGACAGGGCAGAACCTTCGCCACACCCTTGCGTTCAACCCGGTAACAGACGAGCTGAATGGGGGACGCGTGCTCGACTTGCGCACAGACGAGGAACTCATGGTAGCCGCACGAGGGGGCGACGACGAGGCCTTCGAAAGGCTGGCCCTGCGTCTACGCGCGGCGGTGTCGCGGTTCCTGCGGCATCTGGGTTGCAGCGAAGCGGCGGTGGAGGACATGACCCAGGAGACGCTCCTCAGGCTGTGGTCGGCCCGCGGCAGCTATGAGGAGCGTGCGGCCCTCCAGACCTATGTCTTCACCATCGCCCACAACCTCTGGCGCTCGCACCTGCGCCGTCTTTCGACGGCCCCGCCGCCGATGGGGCTGCCGTCCGACCCGGACGAACTGGATCGCCTGCTGCTTCGCCCTCCTCATGGTCCGCCCGGCCCTGAAGCACAGCTACTGGAACGCTACCGGGCCTTCCACCTGCGCCAGGCCATCGTTCGGCTGCCCTGGCGACAGCGCATCGTCTTCGTCCTTGCTCAGATGGAGGGGCTCCCCTACACACAGATCGCGTCGATGCTGGGGATCGCCGAGGGGACAGTCAAGTCCCGAATGCACCGCGCCCTTCGCTCGCTGCAGACCGAACTCGCACGCGAATTCCCCGAACTCTCGGGAACGGAGGAGTAACCATGGACTGCAAGACCGCCGCCGACCTTCTGGTCGCTTACGCCCGCTGCGAACTCAGCGCAGAGCAGACCGCTCAACTGGAGAAGCACCTGGCCGAGTGTCCGGCTTGCCGCTGGAGCGCCGAGGCCGCCCGCAAGACGGTGCAACTCCTTGCCCAGGCCGCAGAACCCGACACAGTCACGCTCGCCACTGAGCTCATGACAGAGGCCGTGAAGGCCGGAGCCAGCGACCTTCACCTCATCCCTCAGCGTGACTGGGTCGAGGTCATCCTCCGCGTTGACGGCGTCCTTCGGCCAATCCGTCAGCTACCACGGGCCTCTCACTCAGCCCTGGTCGGCCGCTTCCTGACGCTGTCCGAGCTGAACCCCTTCGAGTACCGGCGGGCGCAGTTCTCGCGGCTGCAGGTGCGCGTCGATGACCACGACTACCACCTGCGCGTGACGCTTCTGCCCACAGCCTGGGGACCTGCTCTGTCACTGCGCATCCTGCCCGAGCCGCTTGAGCTTGGCCTCCAAAGCCTGGGCTTCTCGCCTGCCAACCGCGACCTGATGCTCAAGTTGCTCCGCCAGCCCTGCGGTCTGGTTGTCGTATCCGGCCCCGCAGGCTCCGGCAAGACCACCACCCTCTACGCCTGCCTGCACGAGCTTGCGAACCCCTCCATCTCGATTCTCACGGTGGAGGAATCGGTCGCCTACATGCTCGAAGGGGTGAGGCAGATCGTCGTGGACTACGCCGCCGGATTCGGTCACGCCGCCGCCCTACGGGCCGCGATGCAGTCTGACCCCGATGTGATCATGGTCGACTTCCTCCGTGACCAGGCGACCGCCGCCGAAGCGGTGAACCTCGCCCTCTCGGGTCACCTGGTCCTCGCCGGACTGCACGCCCAGGACGCCCCTTCTGCTGTCCAGCGTCTCCTGGGTTTGGGCCTGGATCCGACGCTCGTGGCAGACAGCCTCATCGCGACCACCTGCCAGCGCTTGGTCCGACGGATCTGCACCGGCTGTCGTCGGGAGCAACCGACCTCCGCCGCTGACCAGGCTTTCCTTCGCGAGCAGGGCGTATCGGACATCCCGAAGGCCCTGCTAAGTGGGGCGGGCTGCGAGTCCTGTCGGGGAACGGGCTACCGTGGCCGCACTACTATCGCCGAGATACTGCCCATGACGCCCCAACTGATCGGCGCGATCGCCGACGGGAGCTACACGGCGGAAATCGGAGCTGCAGCGCTGCCCGAAACCATGGCGCACGATGGAGCGCAGAAAGCACTGGAGGCAGTCACGACAGTGGCCGAGGTCAGCCGGGTGACCCGCAGCCCATACCGGATCGGCTGAGTCGCAGCCAGGCAGTAAAACGCCCCGCCAAGTGCTCAGGCGGGGCGTATTGGTCCCAGTGAGAGACCGCGGTCAGCGTGCCCGCGCTCACTCGATACAGTACAGCTTTCCGTCCTGGCAGCCCACATACAGCCGCCCATCGGCAATCGCGGGGGAGGAGAAGGCTCTGCCGCCCAGCGCCACCTGCTTCAGAACGACGCCCGTGCGGGCGCTCATGAAGTACAAAACGCTGTTCTCAGCAGCCATATACAGCGTGTCGCCGGCACGGGCCAGCGCGCCATCGACCACGAGCCGACCCATCTTGTTCTCGAAGAGCTGCAGGCCGTCGGTGAGACGCAGACCACGCAGGACACCATCCGAGGTATACCCTTCCACGGTGAAGGCCCACAGCGTGCCCTGGTAGCTCGTAGTTCCCGCCAGCGTCGACTGGGCTCCCGGCTTGGGGATCCCCCAGGCCTTGGTCCCGTCCGCCGCGTTCCAGGCCGTTACGAACTCAGTCCCCGGCGGCGTCAAGGCGCTCAGGCTCATCAAGGGCACCAGCAGCTTGCCGTCGACGAGGCTCATGGGTGCGACAACCCGGCCGCTGAGCTTGGCAGTCCACACCACGGACCCATCGATCACCCTCCGTGCTGCGATCGTGCCGATCTCATCGCCGCAGAAGAGCGTGTCGCCCTGGACGGTCACAGGAGCGCTCACGCCGCCCAGGCCCTCGACGCGCCAGATCGTCTGACCTGTGGCCGGGTCAACGGCGCGCAGCGTTCCATCCATGCTGCCGAAAATCACTCGGTCGCCCACCGCGGTAGGCCCTGCCAGGACCGGGCGCAAGGTACGGTGCCGCCAGAGCATCTTGCCGGTCACCGCATCAAGCGCATGCACGAAGCAGTCGACGCTCCCGACGAACACTCGACCGGCGCTCACTTCAGCGCCCCCAACAATGGCCCCCGCGGTCGTGTACTTCCACACCACGGAACCCTCTGCGCGGTTCAGGGCGTAGAAGTCGCCATGCGAGGTGCCCACGTAGACCCGGTCGCCCACCACGATCGGCGAGCCATCGACACTTCCGCCCAGTTCCGTCGCCCAGACGACCACCCCCTTCGAGGGCCCGGCACTCGTAGCCAGCCCGCTGCGCTGCGCATCATGGCACACAGTCGGCCAATCGTCGCAGACGCCAATGGACAGCGTCCCGAGGAGCAGCAGAAGCGGGAAGGCCCTGATCATCTCGCACTCACCCTTCGGTTGCGTCGATTCCGGGCGACTGGTACGGCAGACGTCAAGCAACGCCGCCCGCTTCGGACGGCGTTGCCCAGGTCAGCGTCCGCTCCCGCTACCCGGCATACCACGCCGCCAGCCCTGGAGGGGCCCAACGGCGCCGCAGTAACCGCCCTGCACCAGGGAGACCAGGCAGACCGGATACCACCGGGTGCCCCAAGTCCTAGGCCGGGTCGGGCGGGAAGTCATCCAGAACCAGGATCGGGCCGGACAGAGTGACGGCACCGTTGTCGGGCATCACGATGGTAACGCTCACAGTACGCGGAGCACCATAGAGGTCCGGGTCCGGGGTGACCGTGAGGCTGGTGTATGTCCCGGCCGGCATGCCCTTGATTGTGAAGGCGCCATCAGGAGTAGTCG
Above is a window of Armatimonadia bacterium DNA encoding:
- a CDS encoding phosphatase PAP2 family protein gives rise to the protein MTRRILNSLLWATAIVATGSVLVLYDPALMAAYRSIAPRSQSIETLANFLTGLYEPYMLLVFAALYAVVVPVLRWRRFAVLFGAMLTQALLIDFLKHVFSRVRPDGVPAGVFLGPQWHEWQHSFPGGHAAAAFALAAIIGAWHPRLRWAVYLFAFLVALARIQLNRHYFGDCFIGGWLGYWVAQCFLTYAKPTLQPAAEMSPASVEARVAESD
- the mnmE gene encoding tRNA uridine-5-carboxymethylaminomethyl(34) synthesis GTPase MnmE, producing the protein MEQHSFEDTIAAVSTPPGQSGIGIVRLSGPRALEIADGVFVPATPTKTAYSLRTFSTAYGRVVDGEETVDEVILTVMRAPRTYTTQDVVEINCHGGVVPVRRTLELVLSRGARLADPGEFTKRAFVFGRIDLAQAEAVLDVINARTTEAQRAAAAQLEGRLSEQVTALRDALVEIMVNLEAGIDFAEDGLELLPLPQAGERCDEIARRLGALIDGAQVGRILRDGVRTAIVGRPNVGKSSLMNALLGHERVIVTPIPGTTRDLVEDSVNIDGLPVVLVDTAGLRDTEDVVEVAGVERTRTAMEGSELVLLMLDGSEALGADDRELLRDAPSGHTVVVVNKRDLPAAWESVQRAWGDGEEGPVKDLPVVEISAHTGQGLDDLRTAISEMIWAGRTHAVEGALVTNVRHKLALEAAQRAVLAARKAVEDGLTEEYVAADLREALDALGEIVGLTLSEDIIDRIFASFCIGK
- a CDS encoding sigma-70 family RNA polymerase sigma factor, with the protein product MVAARGGDDEAFERLALRLRAAVSRFLRHLGCSEAAVEDMTQETLLRLWSARGSYEERAALQTYVFTIAHNLWRSHLRRLSTAPPPMGLPSDPDELDRLLLRPPHGPPGPEAQLLERYRAFHLRQAIVRLPWRQRIVFVLAQMEGLPYTQIASMLGIAEGTVKSRMHRALRSLQTELAREFPELSGTEE
- a CDS encoding ATPase, T2SS/T4P/T4SS family, producing the protein MDCKTAADLLVAYARCELSAEQTAQLEKHLAECPACRWSAEAARKTVQLLAQAAEPDTVTLATELMTEAVKAGASDLHLIPQRDWVEVILRVDGVLRPIRQLPRASHSALVGRFLTLSELNPFEYRRAQFSRLQVRVDDHDYHLRVTLLPTAWGPALSLRILPEPLELGLQSLGFSPANRDLMLKLLRQPCGLVVVSGPAGSGKTTTLYACLHELANPSISILTVEESVAYMLEGVRQIVVDYAAGFGHAAALRAAMQSDPDVIMVDFLRDQATAAEAVNLALSGHLVLAGLHAQDAPSAVQRLLGLGLDPTLVADSLIATTCQRLVRRICTGCRREQPTSAADQAFLREQGVSDIPKALLSGAGCESCRGTGYRGRTTIAEILPMTPQLIGAIADGSYTAEIGAAALPETMAHDGAQKALEAVTTVAEVSRVTRSPYRIG
- a CDS encoding PQQ-binding-like beta-propeller repeat protein produces the protein MIRAFPLLLLLGTLSIGVCDDWPTVCHDAQRSGLATSAGPSKGVVVWATELGGSVDGSPIVVGDRVYVGTSHGDFYALNRAEGSVVWKYTTAGAIVGGAEVSAGRVFVGSVDCFVHALDAVTGKMLWRHRTLRPVLAGPTAVGDRVIFGSMDGTLRAVDPATGQTIWRVEGLGGVSAPVTVQGDTLFCGDEIGTIAARRVIDGSVVWTAKLSGRVVAPMSLVDGKLLVPLMSLSALTPPGTEFVTAWNAADGTKAWGIPKPGAQSTLAGTTSYQGTLWAFTVEGYTSDGVLRGLRLTDGLQLFENKMGRLVVDGALARAGDTLYMAAENSVLYFMSARTGVVLKQVALGGRAFSSPAIADGRLYVGCQDGKLYCIE